Below is a window of bacterium DNA.
GTTCCGTCGACGCGCAGGGGCGTCGGCTCCGCGGCGGGCGCGGCGCTGGCGAGCAGCGGGACGAGGGCGAGCAGGCAGACGAGCGCCCTGGGCGCAGCGGGGCGAGTGGCGCGCATGGCTTCTCCGGCGGCTGGAGTCCCGTTGGGTATAGGAAGCGCCCGCGGCAGTGTCAAGGCAAAGCGCCCCCCGTCCGGCGGCCGAGCAGATCGTAGACGTCGGCGCCGATGACCTCGACCTCAACCCACTGCCCGAGATCGAGTTCCGCGTCGTCCTCGAGGAAGAGGTGGCCGTCCACCTCGTAGGCTTCCCGGGCCGTGCGCAGGGCGGCCCGCGCGCCGGCGAAAGGAGCGCTGCCCAGGGGGTCGAGGCTCCGCTCCGGGCTCAGGCCCTCTCCCCGGCCGGCCAGGGCTTCCACCACCGCCAGAGCGCGCCGGCCGAGCCAGCGCTGCGCCCGCTCCTCGCTGTGCGCCATCTGCCCGAGCTGGACGGCTTCCACGCGCTCGGCGATCCGCTCGGCCGGCACGGCGGCGCCGAGCCTCGGAGCGGCCGTGCCCGCTTCGCGGCTGTAGCCGAAGACGCCGAGGTGGTCGAAGGGCAGCTCGGCGAGGAAGTCGAGCAGCGCGGCGAGGTCGGCCTCCGTCTCGCCGGGGTGCCCGACGAGCACCGTGCTGCGCAGGGTGAGATCGGGGCGCTCTTGCCTCAGGGCGCCGTAGAGGCTGCGCAGGCGAGCCTGGTCGTGCCCGCGGCGCATCAGGCCCAGCATGCGGTCGCTGGCGTGCTGGATGGGCATGTCCAGGTAGGGCACGACGCGGGGCAGCGCGAAGAGCGCCAACAGATCCGGCACCTCGACCAGCGTCGGGTGCAGGTAGAAGACGCGGATCCAGGTGAGGGCCTCCACGCGGGAGAGCCGCTCGACGAGGGCGAACAGACCGGCGGTGCCGCCGTCGCGCCCGTAGAAGCCGGTGTCCTGGCTGATGAGG
It encodes the following:
- the rimO gene encoding 30S ribosomal protein S12 methylthiotransferase RimO: MSAGRRVYLESLGCSKTLVDSEAALGLLLGRGFRHEPSPAAAELLLLNTCSFIESAREQSIERILELARLKGETGAKLAVIGCLPQRYADELRAEIPEIDLLAGVGQQDRLAAALSALFTDAESDGGDSLTPAAPRISFAGFAERPLLTPPHLAYVKVGEGCSRRCSFCAIPGIRGRFQSRPPEAIAAEVRALAARGVREINLISQDTGFYGRDGGTAGLFALVERLSRVEALTWIRVFYLHPTLVEVPDLLALFALPRVVPYLDMPIQHASDRMLGLMRRGHDQARLRSLYGALRQERPDLTLRSTVLVGHPGETEADLAALLDFLAELPFDHLGVFGYSREAGTAAPRLGAAVPAERIAERVEAVQLGQMAHSEERAQRWLGRRALAVVEALAGRGEGLSPERSLDPLGSAPFAGARAALRTAREAYEVDGHLFLEDDAELDLGQWVEVEVIGADVYDLLGRRTGGALP